The following are encoded together in the Humulus lupulus chromosome 5, drHumLupu1.1, whole genome shotgun sequence genome:
- the LOC133778406 gene encoding uncharacterized protein LOC133778406: MRYVKSLSLFQDLLKTDGLERGRLLGLDVGTPYIGLAVFGLNNNIASPLSVLVRKKYNIELIADNFKCLISELSLEGFVVGLTFDRQKSTTDSVLVKLFLDELSNTNKLTGIKYTYWDERFTSRNVEMLIKPLNLHPVHSKTIVDKFAAVGILQEYLDYVNKKQKK, from the exons ATGAGGTACGTGAAGTCTTTAAGCTTATTCCAAGACTTGCTTAAGACTGATGGACTTGAACGTGGGCGCTTGCTCGGTTTAGACGTTGGTACTCCGTACATTGGTTTGGCTGTTTTTGGTCTAAACAACAATATAGCTTCACCTTTGAG TGTTCTTGTAAGGAAAAAGTACAATATTGAGTTAATAGCTGATAATTTTAAGTGTCTG ATATCTGAACTTTCTTTGGAAGGATTTGTTGTGGGCTTAACTTTTGACCGACAAAAGAGTACTACTGAT TCTGTGCTTGTGAAGCTCTTCTTGGATGAACTAAGCAATACAAACAAACTTACCGGTATCAAATACACATACTGGGATGAGCGCTTTACCTCAAGG AATGTGGAAATGCTGATAAAGCCTTTGAATTTACATCCGGTTCATTCGAAGACAATCGTCGATAAGTTTGCTGCGGTTGGCATTCTACAG GAATACCTGGATTATGTGAACAAGAAACAGAAGAAATGA
- the LOC133778408 gene encoding uncharacterized protein LOC133778408, whose translation MRYVKALSLFQDLLKTDGLERGRLLGLDVGTKYIGLAVSDLNNKIASPLSVLVRKKYNIELIADNFKCLISELSLEGFVVGLTFDRQKSTTDSVLVKLFLDELSNTNKLTGIKYTYWDERFTSRNVEMLLKPLNLHPVHSKTIVDKFAAVGILQEYLDYVNKEQKK comes from the exons ATGAGGTACGTGAAGGCTTTGAGCTTATTCCAAGACTTGCTTAAGACTGATGGACTTGAACGTGGGCGCTTGCTCGGTTTAGACGTTGGTACTAAGTACATTGGTTTGGCTGTTTCTGATCTAAACAACAAGATCGCTTCACCTTTGAG TGTTCTTGTAAGGAAAAAGTACAATATTGAGTTAATAGCTGATAATTTTAAGTGTCTG ATATCTGAACTTTCTTTGGAAGGATTTGTTGTGGGCTTAACCTTTGACCGACAAAAGAGTACTACTGAT TCTGTGCTTGTGAAGCTCTTCTTGGATGAACTAAGCAATACAAACAAACTTACCGGTATCAAATACACATACTGGGATGAGCGCTTTACCTCAAGG AATGTGGAAATGCTACTAAAGCCTTTGAATTTACATCCGGTTCATTCGAAGACAATTGTCGATAAGTTTGCTGCGGTTGGCATTCTACAG GAATACCTGGATTATGTGAACAAGGAACAGAAGAAATGA